The following proteins come from a genomic window of Bacteroidota bacterium:
- a CDS encoding UDP-glucose/GDP-mannose dehydrogenase family protein gives MEIAVVGTGYVGLVTGTCLAETGNNVICIDIDREKVQKMKDGIIPIYEPHLDVYFERNIKQGRLNFTTDLEKGIKHAEIVFLALPTPPGEDGSADLSYILGVAKELGKLLKNYKVIVDKSTVPVGTAELVRQAIAEHAKVDFDVVSNPEFLREGFAVEDFMKPDRVVIGASSEKAVKTMTDLYKPYVRQGNPIIFMDERSAELTKYAANAFLATKISFMNEIANLCEKVGANVDMVRMGIGSDERIGKRFLFSGIGYGGSCFPKDVQALAKTSKDNSYDFKILNSVMQVNERQKTIIVSKLKKYFKNNLKGKKIAVWGLSFKPDTDDIREAPALHIINELLELGATITAFDPEAMNNVRKLYGNKIDLNNDQYQMLKDADCLLIATEWAVFRNPDFNKIAALMKNKTVFDGRNLYDLNVMKDHGFYYDSIGREIVNEQTNVKTSLD, from the coding sequence ATGGAAATAGCTGTAGTAGGAACAGGATATGTAGGTTTGGTAACAGGAACTTGCCTTGCAGAAACAGGAAATAATGTAATTTGCATTGATATTGATCGGGAAAAAGTTCAAAAAATGAAAGATGGTATTATCCCAATTTATGAACCCCATCTTGATGTATATTTTGAAAGAAACATTAAACAAGGCAGGTTGAATTTCACCACGGATCTTGAAAAGGGGATAAAACATGCTGAAATTGTTTTTCTTGCCTTGCCTACCCCTCCGGGAGAGGATGGCTCTGCAGATCTTTCATATATTTTAGGAGTTGCCAAAGAACTTGGAAAATTACTGAAAAACTACAAAGTTATTGTGGATAAAAGCACAGTGCCAGTTGGAACCGCCGAATTAGTTCGACAGGCAATTGCGGAACATGCAAAGGTGGATTTTGATGTGGTTTCTAACCCTGAGTTTTTAAGAGAAGGATTTGCGGTTGAGGATTTCATGAAACCAGACCGTGTTGTTATTGGTGCTAGTTCCGAAAAGGCAGTTAAAACAATGACTGATTTATATAAGCCTTATGTGCGACAAGGAAATCCAATTATTTTTATGGATGAGCGCTCAGCTGAACTTACCAAATATGCAGCAAATGCATTCCTTGCCACAAAAATTTCATTTATGAATGAAATTGCAAACCTTTGCGAAAAAGTAGGCGCAAATGTAGATATGGTCAGAATGGGAATAGGTTCTGATGAGCGTATTGGTAAAAGATTTTTATTCTCAGGAATTGGTTATGGAGGAAGCTGTTTTCCTAAAGATGTGCAGGCACTTGCTAAAACATCAAAAGACAATAGTTATGATTTTAAAATTCTGAATTCAGTTATGCAAGTAAATGAAAGGCAGAAAACAATTATTGTTTCTAAACTAAAAAAGTACTTTAAAAACAATTTAAAAGGAAAAAAAATAGCAGTATGGGGTTTGTCATTTAAACCTGATACAGATGATATTCGCGAAGCTCCAGCTTTGCATATTATTAATGAGCTTTTAGAACTAGGAGCAACAATTACAGCATTTGATCCGGAAGCTATGAATAATGTTAGAAAGCTTTATGGAAATAAGATTGATTTGAATAACGATCAGTATCAGATGCTAAAGGATGCAGATTGTTTATTAATAGCAACTGAATGGGCTGTTTTCAGAAATCCTGATTTTAATAAAATTGCTGCCTTAATGAAGAATAAAACTGTGTTTGATGGCAGAAACCTTTATGATTTAAATGTAATGAAGGATCATGGTTTTTATTACGATAGCATAGGAAGGGAAATTGTAAATGAACAAACAAATGTTAAGACTTCTCTTGATTGA
- the crcB gene encoding fluoride efflux transporter CrcB, whose protein sequence is MIQFLWVFLGGGLGSVSRYGISKLITHNFNLFFPLATLIANVLSCIILISLMVFFSEKKIINQNMELLLFVGFCGGFSTFSTFSLETVLLFRSGYSAYAILNIALSLAMCIGIVFILSKKLTI, encoded by the coding sequence ATGATCCAGTTTTTATGGGTGTTTTTAGGAGGAGGTTTAGGAAGTGTATCCAGGTATGGAATATCAAAATTAATCACTCATAATTTCAATTTATTCTTTCCATTAGCCACTTTAATAGCCAATGTTTTAAGTTGCATAATTTTAATTTCATTGATGGTTTTTTTCTCTGAAAAAAAGATAATTAACCAAAATATGGAATTATTACTTTTCGTAGGATTTTGTGGTGGATTCAGTACTTTTTCAACCTTCAGTTTGGAAACTGTATTGCTTTTTCGTTCCGGATACTCTGCTTATGCAATATTAAACATTGCATTAAGCCTGGCCATGTGTATTGGAATTGTTTTTATACTTTCCAAAAAATTAACGATTTAA